A window of Sodalis praecaptivus genomic DNA:
GCTGACCAGACCGGCGCCGGCAATGCCGCCGATGCTGAAAAAGCCGTGAAAGCCGGACATCATGGCGCGGCCGCTGGCTTTCTCCACCGCTACCGCTTGAATGTTCATCGTGATATCCAGCGTGCCCAAACCGGCGCCGAACAGCAGCAGCGCCAGCGCCAGCAGCGGCGCACTTTCCAGCCATGCCAGCATCGGCAGCGTCACGCCCAGCACGCAGACCGCCGCGACGATCGGCCGTTTGCAGCCCAGCCGGTGCGCCCAGGGCGCCGCCAGGGGCATCGCCAGCAGCGAGCCGATACCCAGACAGAGCAGCAGCAGGCCGAGGGAGGCATCGTTAATCGCCAGCCGCGCTTTGGCGAAGGGCACCAGCGGCGCCCAGGCCGACATGGCGAAGCCGGCGATAAAAAACACCACGCGGGTGGCGACACGCACCGGATAGGTGGCGTGAAGTTCGGGGGGGAGGGCAATGGTCATCATAATGGGCCGCGAGAATGAGTCCTGGTTAGAAACGCGGCCAATGCGGGCCGCAATCGAATATTTGCTGCTTACTGCGACGGCATCAATCCTCCTTTGGCCGCCGTAGCGTGGGCGTTTCCCCGTAGGGAGCGGGCGCGTGCCGCCATCAATTGCCGTCGCGCCCGGCACGGCGCGAACCGACGCTGCTGTTGCCGGGCGGAATCGTCGCGGCCGGCTTGGCGCCCGCCGTTGCTGAGCCTGCCGCGGTGGCTCGCGCTTATGTCGCGCCGCCGCGGCGTTCCAGCCATAGCGCGATCATCGCCACGATAAAGGCCTGCTGCGCCGCGGTAAGCGCCACGCCGCGCGGTATGCCGTACCATTTCTCAAGACAGCCGCGGCAACAGGTGGCGGTGGCGTGCTGGGCGACAAACACCGGATGACCCCGCCACGGCGTTTGCTTACCGTCTTTGGCCGGCAGCGCCGGCGCCAGCCGGCTGGCGATAAAATCCCGCGCATGGCTTAGCACGACCGCCATACCCTTGGCGCGCAGATAAGCGTCATCGCGCGGGTTTAAGGCGAAACGGCGCCGAAAGGCTGATTGCTGTAGGCGTTGCCACAGCTGTTCTTGATTCCTTTCGTCTTGCATCATCGTTTTACCTTGCTCCGACTGGCTCCGTTTGGTATGCGCAGGGCGCACAGTGTAGCACGCCGTACGCCGGCAAACGATGGAGGGCAGTCAGACAATTTACGCTACCCCTCTCGCCCCTCGCGCGATAATGCGGCGTGAGGGGCGCAGCAAAACGCTGGCAGGAATGACCATTGCCGGAAAACAGGCGGCGGCAGGGCGGAATTATGGAGTAGTGGCTCTATTTATTTTATTATGCACTATTGATTTTAAATATAATTCCACTTACCTCACTTTTACAATCCAAAGCATCGTTGATGCTCGGCATGGTATTCTCGATCTCTCTCACACTCTCGCTAAAAATTAACGACGAATACCATCATGAAAAGCGGTTTGTTTATTTCGATTGCCGAGAATTTTATTGCGATCATCACGTAAAGTTTGAGAATGTTTATTTGTTAAAGTTATGTTTTTATAGATTTTTTTAATTTTACCTTCGCTATTTATTAGCCGATTAATAGGGTGCTTTTAGTATTTATTATTTTTATCATTATGATGTATAACGGTTATTTGTTGCCCTCCAATGGCTTGAAAGGTCAAAAACCATCGAGTATGATTCTGCGGTCAGTTCAATATCCGATCTATCAATGACATCAAGATCTGTTGAATGCTCGTTTTTATTTGAGCCTCTGCGGATATCAAATTATTAGTGGCAAAATATAATAAATATAGAGGGTATCAACATGAAACTACAGTATCTGTCTGTACTCGTTTCGGCTATGGTGATGGCCGGCAGTGCCGGGGCCGCCGAAGTGTATAATAAAGACGGCAATAAACTGGATCTGTACGGCAAACTCAACGGCATGCGTTATATGTCCGGCGATGATGATAAAAACGGCGATCGTTCTTTCATTCGTTATGGTTTCCGTGGGGAAACCCAGCTTAGCGACGGGCTTATCGGATTCGGTACCTGGGAGCATGAAGTCGGGCTGCGCCACGCCGAAAGCGAAGGCGCGAAAAGTACCTTTACCCGCCTGGGTTTCGCCGGGATTAAGTTCGACGACGCGGGCAGCATTGACTACGGCCGGAACTACGGCGTGTTGTATGACGTCGGCGCCTGGACCGATGTGATGCCGGAATTCGGCGGCGATACCACCGTTACCGATAATTTCCTTTCCGGCCGCGCTAACGGCGTGCTCACCTATCGCAATACCAATTTCTTCGGGATGATGGATGGCCTGAACTTCGCGCTGCAATACCAGGGCAAAAACGACAGCAAGGAGGGGGATACCACCGGCCGCGGCCTCCAGGAGGCCAATGGCGATGGCTATGGCCTGTCCGTCACCTACGATTTGGGTAACGGCGTGTCCGCCGGTGCCGCCGTTAGCAGCAGCAACCGCACTCTGTCTCAGCGATCGCCGACGGTCGCGCGTAATCAGGGCAAAAAGGCTGAGGCCTACGCCTTCGGCCTGAAATATGACGCCTATAACCTCTACCTGGCCGCGCTGTACAGCGAAACCCGCAATATGACGCCCTACGGCAACTTCTCGAGCGGTTTACACGGCTTCGCTGAAAAGGCGCACAATCTCGAATTGGTGGCGCAATATCAGTTTGATTTTGGCCTGCGTCCCTCCCTCGGCTATCTGCAATCGCGCATTGACGGCGACCAAGACGGTAAGAGCCACGATATCAAAAAATACCTCGAGGTGGGCGCCAGCTACAACTTCAATAAGAACATGCTGACCTTCATCGATTACCGCATCAATCTGCTGTCTAAGGACGACTTTACCCGTGCCGCGCAGATCTCTACCGACAATATTGTCGCATTGGGTATGACCTATATGTTCTAACGAATCCGCCGCGACAAATTATAGGGTTCGTAATAAACGGGGTGTGCGGTGTGACCGCACGCCCCGCTGTTTGAGACCAGCCCGCCGTCGCCTCCGCCCGGTGCGAGTGGGGAGACCTGCGGCTAAGGGATACCGGCGAGCAGGATTGCCTCGCGGAGGTGAGGGGCGTGGTGGGGAGGTGAGGCACTAACGATGGCGCTGATTAATCAGCGCTTTTTTGCGCATCTGTCTGACCGCTTTAATCAGCGAAAATACGGCAAAGCCGAGCAAGACGGCTATGAGAATCAGATTCATCATCTCTTTGCTCTCCTTCTATCCTGAAAGGCGCCTATTATCGGCACAGAGGTGGATGAGGGTAATAGGATGATTCCGCAAGCGGGCGTTGCAACGCCTGATACTTTCGCCGTGCTAATGGGTATGGCGTTTTAGGCTTTTGGTTTGCCAATCGGTATGGCGCCTTGGGTTTTCAGCAATGCCGATCGGTATTGCGCTGGCTTCCGGCGTTGCCCATCGCCCTAGCGTTTTCGGTTACCGGCTTGCCAATCGGCATGGCGCTTTAGGCTTGCGGTGTCGTCAATCATTACGGCGCCTCATGTTTTCGATGTTAACGACCGCAACGGCGTGTCGGGTTTTCGCCGCGCCGGGGGGAGGCCCGTCTCATGTTTCAGCAACGGCCCCGCCAGCGTTCGAGGTGTTTTCTGCCGCCTCGGGAATGTGATTGTCTTTTGGCTAAACAATACTTTATTCTATTTACATTCCCCTCTTTGCCGACAGGATGCCCCTATGTACCGATTAAGAACGTCTCCGGCTTCGCCGTTTGGTCGCAAAGTTGCTTTGGCGGCGGCGGCAACCGGCCTTGCCGATCGGCTGGTTATCGAGCCGGCGGACGTCAATGATCCCAACGATAGCCTGCTTGAGCAAAATCCGTTGGGCAAAATTCCGACGCTCATCACGCCGGAGGGGCAGACGCTGTTTGACTCGCGCGTCATCATCGAATTCCTGGATGACAAAGCCGGCGGCGGCGTGGTAATTCCGCGCGACGATTCCCGCTGGGCGATTTTACGTCAGCAGGCGCTGGCGGACGGCCTGATGGATGCGGCGCTGCTGGTGGTCTATGAGGAGCGTTACCGCCCGGCTGAGGAACGTTCGCCGGGATGGGTCGCGCGCCAGCAGGAAAGGATGGCGCGCGCGCTCGATTACGCCGAATTACATTATACTCTTGCGCCGGGCGCCAAAACGCCGCACGTGGGGGAGATTGCCCTTGCCGCCGCGCTGGGCTACCTGGATTTGCGCTTTGACGGCGCCTGGCGCCAGCGCTATCCCAAGTTGCTCTCCTGGCTCAATCTGTTTCGTCAGGCGCTACCGGCCTATGACGCCACCGGCGGCAAAACGTCGGTGTGAGTATCAGCGCCTGTCAGCGGGCGCTGCCCGACTAAAGGCGCAGCGGCGTGCCCGGCCGCCGGGCGTGTCATGTTCCCGTTGCAAACAAGGATAATAGGTTATGTCGAACCGTTGGCTGTCGAAAGGCGCGGCGCTTGCCGTCGCCGCGGCAATGTGGATGGGATGGCTTTGCGCGCCGGCGTTTGCCGCCCCGGCGCCGGTAAAAGTCACCTTTGTACAGGAATGGCCGGTGGCGGATGGTTTTTGGATCCCCTGGACATTGGGGATCGGTAAGGGGTTCTACCGCGACGAGGGCATCGATCTGAACGTGGTGGCGCCGCCGACCGTGGCCGATACCATGAAATTCCTCGGCACCGGCCGGGCGGATGTGGCGTTTACCACCGTCATGGACATCATCTTTGCGAAAGAGCAGGGGGCGCCGGTCATTTCCATCGGTCGCTACGGCACCGGCAATAACTGGGGCATTTTTACGCCCGAGGGACAATCGGTGACGCTTGCACAGTTAAAAGGCAAGCGCATCGGCATTTATAACGACGCCTGGACCAAAGCACAGCTCTCGCTGATGTTAAAAAGCGCCGGTATGACGTTGGACGACATTCAGATGGTCGCCGCCGCCGACGATACCGTGCCGCTGCTATTGCAAAAACGGGTGGACGCAACGACCGGGATTACCAACGCCGAAGGGACGGAAATTGCGGTGGCTGGCAAGCAGACGCCGGAATTTATGCCCGCGACACGCCATGGCGTGCCGGATACGCCGATATTTATGTTCGCCGGCAATCAACGCTGGCTGGAAAAGAATCCTCAACTGGCGAAGGCGTTTATGCGCGCGACCGCGCGCAGTCTGCGCTATGCCATCGAGCACCCCGATGAAGCCACCGCCGCCTTCGCCGCTAAGTACAGCAAGTCTTATGACGAGAATTTCGTCAAACGCCAATGGCGCGACACAATGCAAGTGCTGGGCGCGCCCGGCGACGATCAACTAAAGCAAAATGATAAAGCCTGGCGTGATGTACTGGATGCAGCGACCTCGCTCGGGATTGTGAAAAGCGTCCTGCCGGTAGAGGAGTACTATACCAACGCCTATTTAGCGCAGGGGCAATGAGAGTAACGACCCGCGCCTGAAACCCCGCGGCAGCGCGCTCCGTCGCCGCTGCCGTCCTCCTTTCGGCCACCCGGCGTTAAGCGCGCTGGTTATGCGTTCACCGCATCGACAAAGCCATT
This region includes:
- a CDS encoding DUF4186 domain-containing protein gives rise to the protein MMQDERNQEQLWQRLQQSAFRRRFALNPRDDAYLRAKGMAVVLSHARDFIASRLAPALPAKDGKQTPWRGHPVFVAQHATATCCRGCLEKWYGIPRGVALTAAQQAFIVAMIALWLERRGGAT
- the ompC gene encoding porin OmpC; translation: MKLQYLSVLVSAMVMAGSAGAAEVYNKDGNKLDLYGKLNGMRYMSGDDDKNGDRSFIRYGFRGETQLSDGLIGFGTWEHEVGLRHAESEGAKSTFTRLGFAGIKFDDAGSIDYGRNYGVLYDVGAWTDVMPEFGGDTTVTDNFLSGRANGVLTYRNTNFFGMMDGLNFALQYQGKNDSKEGDTTGRGLQEANGDGYGLSVTYDLGNGVSAGAAVSSSNRTLSQRSPTVARNQGKKAEAYAFGLKYDAYNLYLAALYSETRNMTPYGNFSSGLHGFAEKAHNLELVAQYQFDFGLRPSLGYLQSRIDGDQDGKSHDIKKYLEVGASYNFNKNMLTFIDYRINLLSKDDFTRAAQISTDNIVALGMTYMF
- a CDS encoding glutathione S-transferase family protein, with product MYRLRTSPASPFGRKVALAAAATGLADRLVIEPADVNDPNDSLLEQNPLGKIPTLITPEGQTLFDSRVIIEFLDDKAGGGVVIPRDDSRWAILRQQALADGLMDAALLVVYEERYRPAEERSPGWVARQQERMARALDYAELHYTLAPGAKTPHVGEIALAAALGYLDLRFDGAWRQRYPKLLSWLNLFRQALPAYDATGGKTSV
- a CDS encoding ABC transporter substrate-binding protein produces the protein MSNRWLSKGAALAVAAAMWMGWLCAPAFAAPAPVKVTFVQEWPVADGFWIPWTLGIGKGFYRDEGIDLNVVAPPTVADTMKFLGTGRADVAFTTVMDIIFAKEQGAPVISIGRYGTGNNWGIFTPEGQSVTLAQLKGKRIGIYNDAWTKAQLSLMLKSAGMTLDDIQMVAAADDTVPLLLQKRVDATTGITNAEGTEIAVAGKQTPEFMPATRHGVPDTPIFMFAGNQRWLEKNPQLAKAFMRATARSLRYAIEHPDEATAAFAAKYSKSYDENFVKRQWRDTMQVLGAPGDDQLKQNDKAWRDVLDAATSLGIVKSVLPVEEYYTNAYLAQGQ